ACGGGTGCGGCGTTGGATCGACATGGGAGAGATCCCGCGCGATCCGGTTCCACGGGTGCTGGCGGCGCTGTTCACCGAGCGACTCGGCCGTGTCGTGACCATCGAGGACCTCGGTCTGGTCCGGCACGGGCGCACGGGGAAACGGCGTGACGACGGGGCTGTGCAACACCCCGACGGAATGCCATGGGCGCCCGAGCGGACAGCTGCGGTCCTCACCGAATTCACGGGAATGGACCTCATGCTCAACCGACGCGGCTTGGTGGGCGCGGGTGCCGCGCTTGCCACAGGATCTGTACTCAGCGGCGCCATGCATGACTGGCTGCACACCGATCCGGCCCTCGCGGCCGACGCCCCACGTTTCGAAGACCCCCTGCACGCCGACCCCGCTGGGTTCGACCGCTATGAGGCCGCCCCCATCGGGTCGCAGGAGATCGAGGAACTGGAGCGCTCCGTCGAGGTGTTCCGGGCCTGGGACGCGGCCCGCGGTGGCGGCCTGCAACGCAAGGCGGTGGTGGGCCAGCTCAACGAAGTGGGCGGCATGCTCAGCTACCGGCACCCCGACCATCTCCAGCGGCGCCTGTGGGGCGTCGCTGCCAACCTGGCCGTCCTCGCGGGCTGGATGTCGCACGACGTCGGCCTCGAACCCACGGCCCAGAAGTACTTCGTCATCGCCGCGCACGCGGCGCGGGAGGGCGGCGACCGGCCGCGCGCCGGGGAGGCCCTGTCCAGGGCGGCCCGTCAGATGGTGCACCTCGGCCGGCCCGACGACGCACTCGACCTCATGAAGCTCGCCAAGTCCGGATCCGGCGACCAGACCCTGCCGCGTACCCGGGCGATGCTCTACACCATCGAGGCCTGGGCACAGGCGTCGATGGGCAAGGGCCAGGCCATGCGGCGCACCCTCGGCCAGGCGGAGGACCTCTTCGTCTCCGACAAGGGCGACGTCCCGCCGCCCAGCTGGATGCAGATGTTCGACGAGGCGGACCTGCACGGGATGCAGGCCCTGGCGTACCGCACCCTCGCCGACCACGAGCCGGCCGCGGCGAACACGGCGCAGCGCCACGCCAAGGAAGCCCTCGAACTGCGGGCGAACGGGCGGCAGCGGTCGCAGATCTTCGACTACATCTCGCTCGCGTCGGCCCTGTTCATCGCCGACGACCCGGAGCAGGCCGACCGGTACGCGCGCCTGGCGCTGGTGTCGATGGGGGCCAACTCCTCCCATCGCACCTGGGACCGGCTCCGCGAGATGTACCGGCTCACCGGGCAGTACGCGAGCTACCCGAAGATCGTGGACCTGCGTGAGGAGATCAAGCTCGCGCTGCCGAAGCCCCCCGGAAAGCCCACGGGAGGCAAGCGCGCCCAGGCGTGACCCTCCGGGGCACGTGGCCCGAATTCAACAAGTAGCTGTCTGCAACCAG
The DNA window shown above is from Streptomyces sp. NBC_01445 and carries:
- a CDS encoding DNA-binding protein NsdB; amino-acid sequence: MNGQPNTRLNDLFGLAGWSKGELARLVNRQAAAMGHPQLSTDTSRVRRWIDMGEIPRDPVPRVLAALFTERLGRVVTIEDLGLVRHGRTGKRRDDGAVQHPDGMPWAPERTAAVLTEFTGMDLMLNRRGLVGAGAALATGSVLSGAMHDWLHTDPALAADAPRFEDPLHADPAGFDRYEAAPIGSQEIEELERSVEVFRAWDAARGGGLQRKAVVGQLNEVGGMLSYRHPDHLQRRLWGVAANLAVLAGWMSHDVGLEPTAQKYFVIAAHAAREGGDRPRAGEALSRAARQMVHLGRPDDALDLMKLAKSGSGDQTLPRTRAMLYTIEAWAQASMGKGQAMRRTLGQAEDLFVSDKGDVPPPSWMQMFDEADLHGMQALAYRTLADHEPAAANTAQRHAKEALELRANGRQRSQIFDYISLASALFIADDPEQADRYARLALVSMGANSSHRTWDRLREMYRLTGQYASYPKIVDLREEIKLALPKPPGKPTGGKRAQA